The following proteins come from a genomic window of Maribacter sp. HTCC2170:
- a CDS encoding M14 family metallopeptidase, with protein sequence MKQFLFLSTILLTISLNAQQLKSPSEFLGYELGSQFTRHHEVVDYYEYLAKNASDRVQLKEYGKTNERRPLLLAYVSSAANIKNLENIRTEHLKSTTGESSASKSIVWLSYNVHGNESVSTEASMQTIYELLTTKSNYLENTVVIMDPCINPDGRDRYVNWYNQYKNTPNNIDPNSKEHHEGWWSGRSNHYMFDLNRDWAWLTQIESQNRLKVYNKWMPHVHVDFHEQGVDSPYYFAPASEPYHEVITPFQREFQTTIGKNHAKYFDANGWFYFTKEVFDLLYPSYGDTYPIYNGGIGMTYEQGGSGRAGLGIITSIGDTLTLKDRLDHHRTTGLSTVEVAASNASKLNQEFQKFYRNKNYKYKSYVMNGDEDRIDALTQLLDKHEIEYGWGKSATIKGFKYSTGKTGSLRTSENSLVVSTDQTKSTLVKVLFEPNAKLSDSVTYDITAWSLPYAYGLDAMASQSLITSTAKSKKSISNGSLSSKAYAFMTEWNSMKDAKFLAELIQNKIKVRHSYKPFTLEGKSHKRGTLIITKGDNKNNDGFLKTLVKIANKHQIELTPTSTGFVDSGKDFGSRYVQMINAPKIAVLSGEPTSTLRFGEIWYFFEQQLNYPMSVIDSEYMAGVDLSKYDIIILPGGFGYKGFLKEDKLDGLKDWVSNGGKLIAMGDAINGLTGEDGFGIKTKEVIKDTSENMQIFDEGQREYIKQTISGAIFKTKVDNTHPLAYGYDNSYFSLKLGADAYDYLDSGSVVYLEEGNNKPIAGFAGSEAQSKIEKSLVFGVSNHGSGQVIYMVDNPLFRGFWENGKLLFSNALFMVN encoded by the coding sequence ATGAAGCAATTTTTATTCTTATCAACGATACTTCTAACCATTAGCTTAAATGCCCAGCAACTAAAATCACCATCTGAGTTTCTTGGATACGAATTGGGAAGTCAGTTTACAAGACATCATGAAGTAGTGGATTATTATGAGTATTTGGCGAAAAATGCTTCTGACCGTGTTCAATTGAAGGAGTACGGAAAAACCAATGAACGAAGACCCCTTTTATTGGCCTATGTTTCTTCTGCCGCCAACATTAAAAATCTAGAAAATATTAGAACCGAACATTTAAAGAGCACCACTGGAGAAAGTAGTGCATCAAAATCCATTGTTTGGTTAAGCTACAACGTACACGGTAATGAAAGTGTGAGTACTGAAGCTTCAATGCAAACCATTTACGAATTATTGACAACAAAAAGCAATTATTTGGAGAATACCGTTGTTATCATGGATCCATGTATTAATCCTGATGGACGTGATCGTTATGTAAACTGGTATAACCAATATAAAAACACACCGAATAATATTGACCCAAATAGCAAGGAACACCATGAGGGATGGTGGAGCGGGAGAAGTAATCATTATATGTTCGATTTGAATCGGGATTGGGCTTGGTTAACGCAGATTGAAAGTCAAAACAGGTTAAAAGTGTACAACAAATGGATGCCACATGTTCACGTTGATTTTCATGAACAAGGTGTAGATAGTCCTTATTATTTTGCTCCGGCATCTGAACCATACCATGAAGTAATTACTCCTTTTCAAAGAGAATTTCAAACTACAATCGGAAAAAACCATGCAAAATACTTTGATGCCAATGGCTGGTTTTATTTCACAAAGGAAGTCTTCGATTTATTATATCCAAGTTATGGTGACACCTATCCCATATATAATGGAGGAATTGGCATGACATACGAACAAGGCGGAAGCGGTAGGGCCGGACTTGGAATCATAACTAGTATAGGCGACACACTTACATTAAAAGATCGATTGGATCATCACAGAACCACAGGATTATCAACTGTGGAAGTAGCAGCTTCTAATGCAAGCAAATTGAACCAAGAATTCCAAAAGTTTTACCGAAACAAGAACTATAAGTACAAGAGTTATGTGATGAATGGTGATGAAGATAGAATTGATGCATTAACCCAATTGTTGGACAAACATGAAATTGAATATGGATGGGGTAAGTCCGCAACGATTAAAGGTTTTAAATACAGTACAGGTAAAACAGGAAGTTTAAGAACTTCTGAGAACAGTTTAGTGGTTTCAACAGATCAAACCAAAAGTACCTTAGTCAAGGTTTTATTTGAACCCAATGCCAAGTTAAGCGATTCGGTCACATATGACATCACAGCATGGTCTTTACCTTATGCCTATGGTTTGGACGCTATGGCTTCACAGAGTTTGATCACAAGCACTGCGAAAAGCAAAAAATCGATTTCAAACGGGTCATTGAGCTCCAAAGCTTACGCATTTATGACTGAATGGAACAGTATGAAAGATGCAAAATTCTTGGCTGAATTAATCCAGAACAAAATAAAGGTGCGCCATTCATACAAGCCATTTACGCTTGAAGGAAAATCGCATAAAAGAGGAACATTGATTATTACCAAGGGTGATAATAAAAACAATGATGGGTTTTTGAAAACCTTGGTGAAAATCGCAAACAAACATCAAATTGAATTGACCCCAACCTCGACTGGTTTTGTTGATTCTGGCAAGGACTTTGGATCCAGGTATGTTCAAATGATAAATGCCCCTAAAATAGCTGTACTTTCCGGTGAACCGACCTCGACTCTAAGATTTGGAGAAATTTGGTACTTTTTTGAGCAACAACTAAATTACCCCATGTCAGTTATTGATTCGGAATACATGGCAGGTGTAGATCTTTCAAAATATGATATAATCATACTCCCTGGTGGTTTCGGCTATAAGGGATTCCTTAAAGAGGATAAATTAGATGGATTGAAAGATTGGGTTTCCAATGGAGGCAAGCTTATTGCCATGGGAGATGCTATTAATGGTTTGACAGGTGAAGATGGTTTTGGAATCAAAACTAAAGAAGTTATAAAAGATACTTCTGAAAATATGCAAATATTTGATGAAGGTCAACGCGAATATATTAAACAAACCATTTCAGGTGCCATTTTTAAGACCAAAGTAGATAATACCCATCCATTGGCCTATGGCTATGACAACAGCTATTTTTCCCTAAAATTAGGTGCTGATGCTTACGATTACCTTGATTCTGGTTCTGTTGTGTATTTAGAAGAAGGTAACAACAAGCCTATAGCCGGTTTTGCAGGAAGTGAAGCACAAAGTAAAATTGAAAAAAGTTTAGTGTTTGGAGTATCTAACCACGGCTCGGGACAAGTTATTTACATGGTAGATAACCCATTGTTCAGGGGATTCTGGGAAAATGGAAAATTATTGTTTTCAAATGCTCTATTCATGGTGAATTGA
- a CDS encoding DUF3667 domain-containing protein has translation MSTTEKCKNCEKSFDVSFDYCPFCGQETADNLTFGVLFSNTISNYFSIDARFLKSFIPLMLKPGVLARRFVDGKRLSYLHPAQFYLFISVIFFFIFSFNVRKADNEVTMALKKGFDKDLTIDSLQLNKDSLNLELAKDAIKNNGVIAGISDEDFIKMDSTFIAEQKASNESFIKKRKALDSLIAIDASMASKLKAIGIDDDESAITHKFFEQMLKFYEQKGEGILNTLYDIIPIAMFFMLPLFAFLLKLFYWGRGTFAHHMVFSFYFFTYLFTSFCLLILVNLIIEIPLWIEVIFFFSFIFYLILALHNFYKSGWVGAFFKANAISFLYIIFIVPIAISGIIMVSFMLY, from the coding sequence ATGTCTACGACCGAGAAGTGTAAAAATTGTGAAAAATCATTTGATGTATCATTTGATTATTGTCCGTTTTGTGGACAAGAAACAGCGGATAACCTGACTTTTGGAGTATTGTTCAGTAATACGATCAGTAATTATTTTTCAATCGATGCCCGTTTCTTAAAGAGTTTCATTCCACTTATGCTCAAACCTGGAGTATTGGCCAGAAGATTCGTGGACGGTAAGCGCCTATCTTATTTGCACCCTGCACAGTTTTATCTTTTCATTTCGGTAATATTCTTTTTCATTTTTTCATTTAATGTGCGTAAGGCCGACAATGAAGTGACAATGGCTTTAAAAAAGGGTTTTGACAAAGACCTGACCATAGATTCATTGCAACTGAATAAAGATTCCCTGAATCTGGAATTGGCGAAAGATGCTATTAAAAATAATGGTGTTATAGCAGGGATTTCTGACGAAGATTTTATTAAGATGGATTCGACATTCATAGCTGAGCAAAAAGCTTCCAATGAGTCATTCATTAAAAAACGTAAAGCATTGGATTCTTTAATTGCGATAGATGCATCAATGGCCAGTAAGTTAAAAGCGATAGGAATTGACGATGATGAGAGTGCTATTACTCATAAGTTTTTTGAACAAATGCTAAAATTTTATGAGCAAAAGGGCGAAGGGATTCTGAATACTTTATATGATATAATCCCCATTGCCATGTTCTTTATGCTTCCTTTATTTGCTTTTTTATTGAAGCTTTTTTATTGGGGACGGGGCACATTCGCCCATCATATGGTCTTTAGCTTTTATTTTTTCACTTACCTTTTTACCTCATTTTGTTTGTTGATTTTGGTAAATCTGATAATAGAAATACCGCTTTGGATAGAAGTAATCTTCTTTTTTTCCTTTATTTTTTATTTAATATTAGCTCTGCATAATTTTTACAAAAGTGGATGGGTGGGAGCATTTTTCAAAGCTAATGCGATTTCTTTCCTGTATATTATATTTATTGTACCAATAGCGATTTCAGGCATTATCATGGTTTCGTTTATGTTGTATTGA
- a CDS encoding GntP family permease, whose amino-acid sequence MMFILALILSLAFIILGIVKWKIHPFFVLLIAAIGYGFITGMEIPGIIDSINNGFGSIMGKIGLIIFFGVVIGTVLEKSGGAMVIASKMIQVIGEKSIHLAMLLTGYLMSIPVFCDSAFIMMNSLNKALSHKAKKSYAGTSVALALGLLATHVMVPPTPGPIAAAGILKADLGNVILWGLIVSVLALIPCYFFSTKIASKTTIPIKLDTIKESGYQPKLWISLLSIIVPIILIIIKSIFDYPEFQMKSGALFSLVSFLGSPVIALLIGVLLSLLIPKKLDEKVFSATGWFGEALKNAAPIILITGAGGIYGAMLQNSGIADFITANFSGLSIGLLLPFLLAACLKTTQGSSTVALITTASIIAPILPALGLDGSFMTTMTVLAIGAGSVVVSHANDSFFWVVTQLTGMDVKQGNQTLTLGTLVFGVSAILIIYAITTLIG is encoded by the coding sequence ATGATGTTCATTTTAGCCCTGATTCTATCTTTGGCCTTTATTATTTTAGGTATTGTAAAATGGAAAATTCATCCATTTTTTGTGCTTTTAATTGCTGCCATAGGTTACGGTTTTATTACGGGAATGGAAATCCCCGGAATAATCGACTCTATAAACAATGGCTTTGGCAGCATAATGGGTAAGATTGGCTTGATTATTTTCTTTGGGGTTGTTATCGGTACAGTTTTAGAGAAATCAGGAGGGGCAATGGTGATTGCATCAAAGATGATTCAGGTTATCGGTGAAAAATCAATTCATCTGGCGATGTTGTTGACGGGCTATTTGATGTCTATACCGGTGTTTTGTGATAGCGCATTTATTATGATGAACTCACTCAACAAAGCTTTATCACACAAGGCTAAAAAATCATATGCGGGAACTTCTGTTGCCTTGGCTTTGGGTTTATTGGCCACCCATGTCATGGTTCCACCTACCCCGGGGCCAATAGCTGCCGCTGGTATCTTAAAGGCAGACTTAGGGAATGTAATACTTTGGGGTTTGATAGTGAGTGTATTGGCTTTGATTCCCTGTTATTTTTTTTCAACTAAAATTGCATCTAAAACTACTATTCCAATAAAATTGGATACCATTAAGGAATCGGGATATCAACCTAAATTATGGATTTCTTTATTGTCGATTATTGTTCCCATTATTCTGATTATAATAAAATCAATCTTTGATTATCCAGAGTTTCAGATGAAATCAGGGGCATTGTTTTCACTGGTTTCATTTCTTGGAAGTCCAGTAATCGCCTTACTGATAGGAGTGTTACTTTCCTTATTGATTCCAAAAAAACTGGATGAAAAGGTATTTTCTGCCACAGGCTGGTTTGGGGAGGCTCTAAAAAATGCAGCGCCGATTATTCTTATAACTGGAGCAGGTGGTATTTATGGCGCGATGTTGCAAAATTCGGGAATCGCAGACTTTATAACAGCGAATTTTTCAGGATTGAGTATTGGGTTATTATTACCTTTCTTGTTGGCAGCTTGTCTAAAAACAACGCAGGGATCCTCAACTGTTGCATTGATTACTACTGCATCGATAATAGCGCCCATTTTACCAGCATTAGGACTTGACGGATCATTTATGACAACAATGACAGTTCTGGCCATCGGTGCTGGTTCTGTAGTGGTATCGCATGCCAATGATAGTTTTTTCTGGGTGGTAACCCAATTAACAGGTATGGATGTTAAACAAGGAAATCAAACTTTGACTCTTGGGACCTTGGTGTTTGGGGTATCTGCCATCTTGATAATATATGCTATCACCACGTTGATAGGTTGA
- the rimO gene encoding 30S ribosomal protein S12 methylthiotransferase RimO has protein sequence MRTKSLKKNKINVVTLGCSKNVYDSEVLMGQLKANNKEVVHEEEGNVVVINTCGFIDNAKEESVNTILQFVEKKEAGEVDKVFVTGCLSERYKPDLQKEIPNVDEYFGTSELPNLLKALGADYKHELIGERLTTTPKNYAYLKIAEGCDRPCSFCAIPLMRGKHKSKPIEELVTESKKLAAKGVKELILIAQDLTYYGLDLYKKRNLAVLLQKLVKVDGIEWIRLHYAFPTGFPMDVLDVMNDEPKICNYLDIPLQHISDDILKSMRRGTTQEKTTRLIQEFRNHVPSMAIRTTLIVGYPGETEAHFQNLKKWVGEMRFERLGCFTYSHEENTHAYNLVDDVPQEVKQERANEIMELQSQISWELNQEKIGKTFNCIIDRKEGNHFVGRTEFDSPDVDNEVLIDAAKFYLKQGEFAQIKIVDAADFDLYGEPV, from the coding sequence ATGCGAACAAAATCTCTTAAGAAGAACAAAATTAATGTAGTTACTTTAGGCTGCTCTAAAAATGTGTACGATTCAGAAGTGCTCATGGGACAGTTAAAAGCCAATAATAAGGAGGTTGTTCACGAAGAAGAAGGTAATGTGGTTGTCATCAACACATGCGGCTTTATAGACAATGCCAAAGAAGAAAGTGTAAATACCATATTGCAATTTGTTGAAAAGAAGGAAGCAGGAGAGGTAGATAAGGTTTTTGTTACAGGATGTTTAAGTGAGCGTTACAAGCCAGATTTACAAAAGGAAATTCCCAATGTTGATGAATATTTTGGGACAAGTGAATTACCCAATTTACTAAAGGCACTTGGTGCTGATTATAAGCATGAATTGATTGGTGAAAGATTAACTACGACACCAAAGAATTATGCTTATCTAAAAATTGCCGAGGGTTGTGATAGACCTTGTTCGTTTTGTGCAATCCCTCTTATGCGCGGGAAACATAAAAGCAAGCCAATAGAGGAATTGGTAACCGAATCCAAGAAATTAGCGGCTAAAGGAGTCAAGGAATTGATTTTGATAGCTCAGGATCTTACTTATTACGGTTTAGATTTATATAAGAAGAGGAACTTGGCTGTACTACTTCAGAAATTGGTAAAAGTAGATGGTATTGAATGGATTCGTTTGCATTATGCCTTTCCTACTGGTTTTCCGATGGATGTGTTGGATGTTATGAATGATGAGCCGAAAATATGTAATTACCTTGATATTCCTTTGCAGCACATTTCAGATGATATTTTGAAGAGTATGCGTAGGGGTACAACCCAAGAGAAGACCACTAGATTGATTCAGGAATTTAGAAACCACGTTCCTAGCATGGCAATAAGGACAACTTTAATTGTAGGCTATCCTGGTGAAACCGAGGCCCATTTTCAAAATTTAAAGAAATGGGTGGGCGAAATGCGTTTTGAGCGTTTGGGCTGTTTTACCTACAGCCATGAAGAAAATACCCATGCATATAACTTGGTAGATGACGTTCCACAAGAAGTGAAACAGGAACGTGCCAATGAAATCATGGAACTACAATCACAGATTTCATGGGAGTTGAATCAGGAGAAAATAGGTAAAACATTCAATTGTATCATTGATCGTAAAGAAGGGAATCATTTTGTGGGAAGAACCGAATTTGACTCTCCTGATGTTGATAATGAGGTGCTCATTGATGCTGCGAAGTTCTATTTGAAACAGGGGGAGTTCGCTCAAATAAAAATTGTTGATGCAGCCGACTTTGATTTGTACGGTGAGCCTGTTTAA
- a CDS encoding serine hydrolase domain-containing protein, which produces MKPRSFFNFSIVLLLICGCSNDSDTNENDIPAPTGMFFPQIDGNDWEVVTPSQLEWNIDKEEELYDYLESTDTKGFIVLKNGRIVIEKYFNGHNQNASWTWFSAAKSLTATFVGIAQDEGLLNINNKTSDYLGQNWSQLTTEKQDLITVKHHMTMTTGLTPHLGEFAPWVCTLPICLEYTADAGTIWAYHQGAFMLLQEMITQSSGMSFQEYSKIKIADKIGMNGNWTSSLGLNIYNSSTRSMARFGLLMLNQGTWDGSAVVSENFFNEMTNTSQDINTSYGYLWWLNGKENVVGTTTTISLPGPLVPNAPNDMFAALGANDQKIYVVPSKGLVIVRCGESAGEMQLGPSSYDNELWGKINDVIN; this is translated from the coding sequence ATGAAACCTAGATCTTTCTTTAACTTTTCAATTGTTCTTTTATTGATTTGTGGTTGTAGTAATGATTCTGATACGAATGAAAATGATATTCCAGCGCCAACGGGAATGTTCTTTCCCCAAATAGATGGTAACGATTGGGAAGTAGTAACACCATCACAATTAGAGTGGAACATTGATAAAGAAGAAGAACTATATGATTATCTGGAGTCTACAGATACGAAAGGGTTCATTGTTTTGAAAAATGGCAGAATCGTTATTGAAAAATACTTTAACGGGCATAATCAAAATGCAAGCTGGACCTGGTTTTCAGCTGCCAAAAGTCTTACGGCAACATTTGTCGGCATAGCACAGGACGAAGGATTACTAAATATCAACAATAAAACCTCAGACTATTTAGGTCAGAATTGGAGTCAATTAACAACAGAGAAACAAGATTTGATAACAGTAAAACACCACATGACTATGACTACGGGTCTCACTCCCCATCTTGGAGAATTTGCCCCTTGGGTCTGTACATTACCAATTTGTTTGGAATATACCGCTGATGCTGGTACAATTTGGGCCTATCATCAAGGAGCTTTTATGCTACTTCAGGAAATGATAACCCAAAGTTCAGGTATGTCTTTTCAAGAATATAGCAAGATAAAGATTGCCGATAAAATTGGAATGAATGGCAACTGGACGAGTAGTCTGGGATTGAATATATACAACAGTAGTACCCGTAGCATGGCCCGTTTTGGATTATTAATGCTAAACCAAGGTACCTGGGATGGAAGTGCAGTCGTTAGTGAAAATTTCTTCAATGAGATGACCAATACTTCGCAGGATATTAATACATCATACGGATACCTATGGTGGTTAAATGGTAAGGAAAATGTTGTGGGAACCACTACTACCATCTCTTTGCCTGGCCCTCTAGTACCAAATGCTCCCAACGATATGTTCGCTGCACTTGGAGCAAATGACCAAAAGATCTATGTTGTTCCCAGCAAAGGTTTAGTTATTGTTCGCTGCGGAGAAAGTGCAGGAGAAATGCAATTGGGGCCTTCTAGCTATGACAATGAGCTTTGGGGCAAGATAAATGATGTGATTAACTAG
- a CDS encoding DUF2911 domain-containing protein, whose product MKKVLLITSFLFVSVLTAQINHPKASPSSTIIQEVGLTSIQVEYSRPAVRGRKIFGGLVPYGRIWRAGANASTKITFESDVTVGSGFLQKGTYALYAFPEESECQIIFHNNTTHWGDGRNNYDPNEDALRIKIVPTKTKSFQENFLISFDEIQHNSIDLILSWENTKICIPIKIDTHSLMEAEIENKLADNPTPQTYYEAARYYQEQNIKKETALAYLKTAIEKGGDTYYFHRVKSLVEADLQDYKSAIASAQKSLELANLEGKDEFVRMNQKNIDFWNQILLEKG is encoded by the coding sequence TTGAAGAAAGTACTTCTCATTACGAGCTTTTTATTTGTGTCAGTTCTAACAGCGCAAATAAATCACCCCAAGGCAAGTCCTTCTTCCACAATTATTCAAGAGGTTGGTTTAACATCAATCCAGGTTGAATATTCCAGACCTGCAGTTCGGGGACGAAAAATTTTTGGTGGTCTTGTTCCCTATGGTAGAATTTGGAGGGCCGGAGCTAATGCCTCAACCAAAATCACATTTGAAAGTGATGTTACTGTAGGATCAGGTTTCCTTCAAAAAGGAACATATGCCCTATACGCTTTTCCAGAAGAAAGTGAATGTCAAATTATTTTTCATAACAACACAACACATTGGGGTGATGGCAGGAATAATTATGACCCAAATGAAGATGCACTCAGAATTAAAATTGTTCCAACTAAAACAAAGTCTTTCCAGGAAAATTTCTTGATTTCTTTTGATGAAATTCAACATAACTCAATTGACTTGATATTGTCATGGGAAAACACCAAAATCTGCATTCCAATCAAGATTGACACCCATAGCCTTATGGAAGCTGAAATTGAAAATAAGCTGGCCGATAACCCTACACCTCAAACTTATTACGAAGCTGCAAGATATTACCAAGAACAAAACATTAAAAAGGAAACTGCTTTGGCTTACTTGAAAACGGCTATTGAAAAAGGAGGCGACACTTACTATTTTCATCGTGTAAAATCTCTGGTAGAGGCCGATTTACAGGATTATAAATCGGCAATTGCCTCTGCGCAAAAATCATTGGAACTGGCAAACTTGGAAGGTAAAGATGAGTTCGTTCGAATGAATCAAAAAAATATTGATTTTTGGAACCAAATCCTTTTGGAAAAAGGGTAG
- the ftsY gene encoding signal recognition particle-docking protein FtsY — protein MSLFKKIFSSQKKESLDKGLEKSKTSFFSKLSKAVAGKSKVDDDVLDNLEEVLVTSDVGVDTTLKIIERIEARVSEDKYMGTDELNKILREEIAGLLSETNIGEETEYSIPADKKPYVIMVVGVNGVGKTTTIGKLAYQFKKQGLKVVLGAADTFRAAAIDQLQVWADRVDVPIVKQKMGSDPASVAFDTLSSAVTQDADVVIIDTAGRLHNKVNLMNELTKVKRVMQKVVDDTPHDVLLVLDGSTGQNAFEQAKQFTKATEVTSLAVTKLDGTAKGGVVIGISDQFQIPVKYIGVGEGIEDLQVFNKYEFVDSFFNI, from the coding sequence ATGAGTTTATTCAAAAAGATATTTTCTTCCCAAAAGAAGGAGTCCTTGGACAAAGGTCTAGAGAAATCAAAAACCTCTTTTTTCTCTAAATTAAGTAAGGCGGTTGCAGGTAAATCAAAAGTAGATGATGATGTACTTGACAATTTAGAAGAAGTCTTGGTCACTTCTGATGTTGGTGTGGATACTACCTTGAAAATTATTGAGCGCATAGAAGCCCGTGTCTCTGAGGATAAGTATATGGGTACTGATGAACTCAATAAAATCTTAAGAGAGGAAATTGCCGGATTACTTTCTGAAACCAATATAGGTGAAGAAACCGAATATAGTATACCTGCGGATAAAAAACCATATGTGATTATGGTGGTTGGTGTTAACGGTGTGGGTAAAACTACAACTATTGGTAAGTTGGCTTACCAGTTCAAGAAACAGGGACTAAAAGTGGTTTTAGGTGCTGCAGATACTTTTAGAGCCGCCGCCATAGACCAATTGCAAGTTTGGGCCGATCGTGTAGATGTACCAATTGTTAAACAAAAAATGGGAAGCGACCCCGCCTCTGTGGCATTTGATACTTTAAGTTCTGCGGTAACACAAGATGCTGATGTGGTCATAATAGATACTGCTGGGAGATTGCACAATAAAGTGAATTTAATGAACGAGCTTACCAAAGTTAAGCGTGTAATGCAAAAGGTTGTAGACGATACACCTCATGATGTTCTATTGGTGCTGGATGGTTCAACCGGGCAGAATGCTTTTGAACAAGCGAAACAGTTTACAAAAGCTACCGAGGTGACTTCTTTGGCAGTTACAAAGTTGGATGGAACGGCAAAAGGTGGTGTTGTTATAGGTATTTCTGATCAGTTTCAAATTCCGGTAAAGTATATTGGGGTAGGTGAGGGCATTGAGGATCTTCAGGTTTTCAATAAGTATGAGTTTGTAGATTCCTTTTTTAATATTTAA
- a CDS encoding DUF4295 domain-containing protein has protein sequence MAKKTVASLQTSSKRLTKAIKMVKSPKTGAYVFQESVMAPEAVNEWLSK, from the coding sequence ATGGCAAAGAAGACGGTAGCAAGTTTACAAACAAGTTCAAAAAGATTAACCAAGGCGATTAAAATGGTAAAGTCACCTAAGACAGGTGCTTATGTTTTTCAAGAGTCTGTAATGGCGCCAGAAGCCGTAAATGAGTGGTTGTCTAAATAA
- the rpmG gene encoding 50S ribosomal protein L33 — translation MAKKGNRVQVILECTEHKASGQPGTSRYITTKNKKNTPERMEIKKFNPILKKMTVHKEIK, via the coding sequence ATGGCAAAAAAAGGGAACAGAGTTCAAGTTATATTGGAGTGTACTGAGCATAAAGCTTCAGGTCAGCCAGGAACTTCTAGATATATAACCACAAAGAATAAGAAGAACACTCCAGAAAGGATGGAAATCAAAAAATTCAATCCTATTCTGAAGAAGATGACAGTTCATAAAGAAATAAAGTAA
- the rpmB gene encoding 50S ribosomal protein L28 translates to MSKVCEITGKRAMFGNNVSFSINKTRRRFNVNLSKKRFYIPEEDRWVTLKVSAKALKSINKKGISAVLKEAKAQGLVK, encoded by the coding sequence ATGTCAAAAGTTTGTGAAATTACGGGAAAGAGAGCGATGTTCGGAAACAACGTTTCGTTTTCTATCAATAAGACAAGAAGAAGATTTAATGTAAATCTTTCCAAAAAACGTTTTTATATTCCTGAAGAAGATCGTTGGGTAACCCTTAAGGTATCTGCAAAGGCATTGAAAAGCATTAACAAGAAAGGCATTTCAGCTGTTTTAAAGGAGGCTAAAGCACAAGGATTGGTAAAATAA